Proteins encoded within one genomic window of Granulicella pectinivorans:
- the tsaD gene encoding tRNA (adenosine(37)-N6)-threonylcarbamoyltransferase complex transferase subunit TsaD yields the protein MQKTGLILGIESSCDETAASVVRAGHEPLSNIVASQIALHANYGGVVPELASREHLRNIVPVVRAAMAQANVTFADLDAIAVTQGPGLAGALLVGILYAKALAFGSGKPLIAINHLEGHIHAVLMESQLRGEAPIPLPLLALVVSGGHTHLYLARHGTAEAAWHYRNVGRTVDDAAGEAYDKVAKLLGLGYPGGPWIDALAPHGNPRAVPFQFNAIKGTRYRDGKPAPNKKAPPPQPGPRFDFSFSGIKSAVLRYVQTKNMREAADLRQQALAALPNPRPEDALALMDTQTLDLIASFQHAVVGILIRQTLSAAECLGAQGIVVSGGVAANRELRARFQKEAAAKGLPIAFPSMAMSTDNAAMIAAAAWPKLLAEDFASDDLGATPQLKLG from the coding sequence ATGCAGAAAACAGGCCTCATCCTTGGCATCGAATCCTCCTGCGATGAGACCGCCGCCTCCGTCGTCCGAGCCGGCCACGAGCCTCTCTCGAACATCGTCGCCAGCCAGATCGCCCTGCACGCCAACTATGGCGGCGTCGTCCCCGAGCTCGCCAGCCGCGAACACCTCCGCAACATCGTGCCCGTCGTCCGCGCCGCCATGGCCCAGGCCAACGTCACCTTCGCCGACCTCGACGCCATCGCCGTCACGCAAGGTCCCGGCCTCGCCGGAGCCCTCCTCGTAGGCATCCTCTACGCCAAGGCCCTTGCCTTCGGGTCGGGCAAGCCCCTGATCGCCATCAACCACCTCGAAGGCCACATCCACGCCGTCCTCATGGAGTCCCAACTCCGTGGCGAAGCCCCCATTCCCCTACCTCTGTTGGCTCTCGTCGTCTCCGGAGGCCACACCCACCTGTATCTGGCCCGTCACGGCACCGCCGAGGCCGCCTGGCACTACCGCAACGTAGGTCGCACCGTCGACGACGCCGCCGGCGAGGCCTACGACAAGGTCGCCAAGCTCCTCGGCCTCGGCTACCCCGGCGGCCCCTGGATCGACGCCCTCGCCCCCCACGGCAACCCCCGGGCCGTCCCCTTTCAGTTCAACGCCATCAAGGGAACCCGCTACCGCGACGGCAAGCCCGCCCCGAACAAGAAGGCCCCGCCCCCCCAACCCGGACCTCGCTTCGATTTCTCCTTCTCCGGGATCAAGTCTGCGGTCCTCCGCTACGTACAGACCAAGAACATGCGCGAAGCCGCCGACCTGCGTCAGCAGGCCCTCGCCGCTCTCCCCAACCCGCGTCCCGAAGACGCCCTCGCCCTGATGGATACCCAGACCCTCGACCTCATCGCCAGCTTCCAGCACGCGGTCGTCGGCATTCTCATCCGCCAGACCCTCTCCGCCGCCGAGTGCCTGGGTGCCCAGGGCATCGTCGTCTCCGGTGGAGTAGCCGCCAATCGCGAGCTCCGCGCCCGTTTCCAAAAGGAAGCCGCCGCCAAAGGCCTGCCCATCGCCTTCCCCTCCATGGCCATGTCCACGGACAACGCCGCCATGATCGCCGCCGCCGCCTGGCCCAAGCTCCTCGCCGAAGACTTCGCCTCCGACGACCTCGGCGCCACACCACAACTC